The following is a genomic window from Bombina bombina isolate aBomBom1 chromosome 3, aBomBom1.pri, whole genome shotgun sequence.
tttgtgaaaaagtgaactttttttttttttttttatcgcatttggcggtgaaatggtggcatgaaatataccaaaatgggcctagatcaatactttgggatgtcttctaaaacaaaatatatatacatgtcaagggatattcaggtattcctgacagatatcagggttccaaagtaactagcgcccattttgaaaaaaagtggtttggaaatagcaaagtgctacttgtatttattgccccataaattgcaaaaaaaagcaaagaacatgtaaacattgggtatttctaaactcaggacaaaatttataaactatttagcatgggtgttttttggtgattgtagatgtgtaacagattttgggggtcaaagttagaaaaagtgtgttttttccattttttcctcatattttatcattttttttttagtaaattataagatatgatgaaaataatggtatctttagaaagtccatttaatgacgagaaaaacggtatataatatgtgtgggtacagtaaatgagtaagaggaaaattacagctaaacgcaaacactgcagaaatgtaaaaatagccattgtcattaagggtaagaaaattgaaaaatggtccggtcattaaggggttaaaacacaatACACTCAAAATTCCTCTTTAAAGCCTTTTTTATGCCTCCTAGGTAGCAGGGTATTGCCATAGGATTGACAATTGTGTCCATTCTGAaattaccttttttatttattttattttttctacagtagatgaggttgaaagaagacctaATTCCATCATATTCAACAGAGATTTACACTACAGAAGTTAACAATTGAATTTATATTAAACAATTGGAAAGCcaacccatttaacacaaacaatcatgtcactgaattctgtttttagccataaatgtatctaagctatttttaaatgtatctaagttatAGGCAGACACTACCTCCGGCAACATTTTGCACAATTTGTTTCTTACCATGAAAAAATGTTTGTTGCAGGTGATTAAATGTCCTTTTTTGCACCCTTAAATTATAAactcttgtcacaaacaactgcCTTGGAATAAATAGCACTTCTGCCAACTCAGTATATTTGTATTTGAAAGCAGCACTTCTCTATCAAAAGAGTGGTGCTATATCTATCCATTTGTCAAGTGATTTTCATATCAGTGATGAATACCTCGCATTGACCCTTTATTGGTAGCTTCTTATTGCCCCCttgccatatatttatatataatattttctggcaaatataTTTTAAGATACCCCATTCAATTAAAGAGTACCTTGTCCCTGTAACTCGCATGATTATCAAAGAAATAATGTTCACCTATCAGTAAGCACTAGGTGCAAGTTGTTTGGTGGATTATTGACTTTTCTAACCAAGTTTGGGCAAGGGTAGGGGCATACATACTGTCCAAATGGATCAAGTCTCACATCTGTTACGTCAGAATAGtgtataattttaaaatgtatctaattgtGATGTGTGTGGTCTTATCTCACCCAGTAGAAACACTAGCCGTTGGCTTATGACTAAAGGTCATTTAAATGTAATTCTGGTAAATATCTAGCCTGTAGGCACATCAAGGTTGGTTCACATTTTCAGTCTAAAAATACAAAGAGGGTTTATCAACATAAATGTTGCACCAATTGTCACGCTTCTTATGTGGTGTACTTTGTAGAATGCTCTCAATGTAAATTACAATATGTTTGTTCAACAAGAGAGGCACAAGTTTGCATTAGAGAATATTTAAATGACTTTAACACAGGGAATGAATGCTCAGATTTGGCCAGGCACTTCATTTTTAATCTTAATCAAAATGTTGCTACCTTCAGTTGGCAGATCATTGATGTTGTTTGTCTAATTCCCAGAGGAATTGAAAACAGAGACCATATGGCTTTAATATTGAAGGAGATGTTATACATTTTTGGACAAACAAATAAGCCTCAGTTCCCTATCTCAAATGAAGTTTTCCAAATTAGCCATGGTTCCATCAAATACATAAGATGTGCAATTTTAATGTGGCAAGATTATTTAATTGGTTATTTGAATGACTCGCTGGTTTCCTGCCTTTTTGTAAAGATGGTCTTAATTATCAACACATTAGAAAATTATTTTTGATTTCTAGAAATCATAGTGACAATGACATAGGATACACCATTTGTTATGTATATTGACAGGTATTAGCTGTACTTACATAATAACCTTTATTTATTTCTTTCCTTCTGACTAGGTAGATCCAAAGGATTACATGTTTAATGGGTTGAAGGATCAGACTGTAGGACGATTGCCTGATAAAGTTGCTGGCCAACAGTTTGTTATACAAGAGTGTGAAAACTGTAACATCTATATTTTTGATCATTCTGCAACTATCACTATAGATGACTGTACAAACTGCCACATATTTCTTGGGCCTGTTAAAGGCAGTGTATTCTTTCGGGACTGTAAAGACTGCAAATGCGTTGTTGCCTGCCAGCAATTTCGCACCAGAGACTGCAGAAAAATGGATGTGTTTTTATCCTGCACCACCCAGCCAATAATAGAGTCATCCACCGGCATGAAGTTTGGATGTTTCCAGTACTATTACCCAGAACTGGCATTTCAGTTCAAGGCTGCTGGATTAAGCATCTTTAACAACACGTGGAGCAATGTCCATGATTTCACCCCTGTATCAGGAGAAACAAACTGGAGTCTTCTGGCCAGTGACGCTGCGATCTCTGACTATATTCCACTGCCTGATTCTGAAGAACTGAAAGCTGTGAGGATTTCTACAGATGTAAATAAGAGCATTATTCCAGTGACCTGGGGACAGAGGCAGAAGAAGAGTGAGGAGTCCTGCTTGGTGGTTTTCTTTGCTGGAGACTACACCACAGCTAATGCCAGAAAGATGATCGATGAGGTAATATAAAAACACCTTTGCAAAAGCTTGTGGTAAACTCAACTTGTTatgtttaaaagcatatatatagGTGACTGGGCTTATAAATATGAGGTTTTGAACAGAGTCAccctttaaaggtatattaaagtgccagtaaatacagtagatttgaataattgacaaatacacaataaaaagacaatataatatcacttactttgaattttaaatgagcagtagaatattttctggcaaatttcagtttattctttttttttctcccccctgtatcatgtgacagccatcagccaatcacaacatgcatatatgtgtatatactgtgaactttggAAGGTGCCAGTAGGGACTGGAGCTtacagaaagtgtgcatgtaattattttttttttaaaaaaagtgcacattttgaagtattttggaaagttgttttttttgttaattgcatgcttttttcttttaattttgactttagtgtctctttaaacactaaataaatagctagaatgatgcattcaactcCAAGAAAGTtttgaatgtatttttaaaattatattggttgtttacatattgaaaatataagtgtaaagttttactatACATACAGCAATGATAAGCACTGCCACGTTGTAAACTAGGTTTCCCTCTCTGCTGAGGACAGGTCATAAGTTAGTTAGTAAAATGTGAAACCAATGACtgagcagtgttaaagggacacaaaacccaatttttttctttcacgattaaaataaagcacgcaattttaagcaactttctaatttactccaaatatacatttctttcatgtaattagcaagagtccatgagctagtgacgtatgggatatacattcctaccaggaggggcaaagtttcccaaacctcaaaatgcctataaatacacccctcaccacacccacaaatcagttttacaaactttgcctcccgtggaggtggtgaagtaagtttgtgctagattctacgttgatatgcgcttcgcagcaggctggagcccggttttcttctcagtgtgcagtgaatgtcagagggatgtgaagagagtattgcctatttgaattcaatggtctccttctacgggatctatttcataggttctctgttatgggtcgtagagattcatctcttacctcccttttcagatcgacgatatactcttatataccattacctctactgattctcgtttcagtactggtttggctttctactacatgtagatgagtgtcctggggtaagtaagtcttattttttgtgacactctaagctatggttgggcacttttatataaagttctaaatatatgtgtttaaacatttatttgccttgattcaggatgatcaatattccttatttcagacagtcagtttcattatttgggataatgcatatgaataaaacattttttcttaccttaaaattgacttttttccctgtgggctgttaggctcgcgggggctgaaaatgcttcattttattgagtcattcttggcggggacttttttggcgcaaaaaaattctttgtcatttccggcgtcatacttgtccccagaagttgtttgtgtttgcgtaatttttttgacgt
Proteins encoded in this region:
- the RP2 gene encoding LOW QUALITY PROTEIN: protein XRP2 (The sequence of the model RefSeq protein was modified relative to this genomic sequence to represent the inferred CDS: inserted 1 base in 1 codon; deleted 1 base in 1 codon) produces the protein MGCFFSKKAKRKGSSKEAKDGEQQQQQQQDGEESKQYSWDKREKVDPKDYMFNGLKDQTVGRLPDKVAGQQFVIQECENCNIYIFDHSATITIDDCTNCHIFLGPVKGSVFFRDCKDCKCVVACQQFRTRDCRKMDVFLSCTTQPIIESSTGMKFGCFQYYYPELAFQFKAAGLSIFNNTWSNVHDFTPVSGETNWSLLASDAAISDYIPLPDSEELKAVRISTDVNKSIIPVTWGQRQKKSEESCLVVFFAGDYTTANARKMIDEMVSKDLSLIQTKEVAMKPEDAKRXFQDQATDLIPLLEKGPVIALEFNGDEAVEKCKSSVNDIFSGTQVFVSENKTSSSRDVDNFYNFADMQMGM